Genomic segment of Candidatus Chlorohelix allophototropha:
CAGAGCAGCAATTTACATTTGAACGATTCGTTAGCAATAGTTATTTACGGTCAAAAGAGTTAAAGGAGATATAAATGGGTCATGCAGTAGATGGTATTGAGCCATGCGCTAAAAGCGAACAAGAAGATGTGCAATGCATGTGCGGGATTGAAATAGAGACGGTTGCCGGGAAAGTAACACATGTAGGGGTAATTCCTAACTCCAGATGCCGCCTTTGCACGGGAGTTTCCGACCATGATAAATACGAAATTTTCCGCATGGGTGTCCCATGGGGGGTAATAGTCTGTAACATTTGCATGTTGATCTGCGACGAGTATTAAGCTTCCTGCTCAAGATGCTTTGCCCAGATTTTGGCAGCCGATGGGTGAGAATAATCTATGCGCCCAAATAACCCGTAATGGTATATTCCATCCAGCACATGATTTTCTGCGCCGGGCATATAAGCGCCATCCACCGTTATAAAACCGTCACCCCATTGGTTAGGGTTATCAGGCCACTGTAATTTGTAAGATTGATAGGCGAAACGCTCTGCCGGAGAACCGTTGCGACGTGCGAATACACTTTTGCCAATAGCCGATACGTAAGTGATATCGGGGTAGTATGCGCCGGGATAATATTTGTTGGCATAGGCGGCGCTTTTAGTTGCCCACGGTTCTTTGGTGGTATAAGGTGAGCCTAAAGAAATCAACCCGCGTACAAACCGATGTCCGTTACACTTTAGCCCCCCGTAGGGTCTTTCGCCCATCCATAGGCGCGCGATGCGTCCTCCTGCGCTGTGTCCAACCAGCCAAACTTTTTCTGCTCCGGTACGCTGGAGGGCTAGTTTTATAACTCTTTCCAGATCAAGTATTTGGGGCTGAAAACTATCATCACGGGTAATTGCCCACCTGATTCTTCCTACCGTTGAAACATAGACTTTTCGGGAATAGGGAGGCTTATTCAGCGCTTTAATCCAAGAAAGGTAATCGCCGGGTTCGGTTAGAAAGCCACCCGCTATCACAACAGGTTCATTCATGATTTTTTCTCGTTCACAAGTTTTGCTAACATTTCCTCAATCCGGTTTAAACGCTCTTCTACCCCTGTAAAACGTTCTGCTATTGCGGCTAAAGCAATGTTTTGCGTCGTTTCATGTGCTAAAACCACCTGTCCCAAGTCTTCGATAGCGCGTGCTACTGTTGCGTTATAATCTACTTGTTGTTGCAGGATGGGTTTAACATACCAGCGAGTCGAGATATTATTAAAACGTTCACGAAACTTCGCCACAAAAGGTAGGCGGCTACTGAAAGATTTTTCCTCGACCAGCCAACCTTTTTTTACATCGCTCAGGCGGGATGGTAGCCTTTCTAATACCGGATTTTGATCATCCACAATAATTTCATCCTTATTATCTTTTACTTGCCAAGAATGAGCAAGCGCTTGATATATCTTAATGCTGGCAGATAAGTCTAGACTGGGAGGGGTTATGGCAATGCGTTTGCTTTCCGACGCTATAAACTCGGTGAAGAATTGATGTGTGTCAAGGTGTTTTCGCGCAAGGTGTAGTCGATTGCGGTGCAATAATTCATAATAACTGCTTTTGCGCCCGAAACTTGTACCCTCGTAATGCCAAGCAACTGCACTTGCTTCATACCAGATTTTCCAACCCAATTTGCGCGCTCGGAGGCACAAATCGACATCCTCGAAATAGCCAGGATGAAAAGCAGGATCAAAACCACCCAACGCTTGCACTATTTCTCGCCGTACTGCTAACGCTGCGCCGGTTACAAAATCTACCGCCACGCTTTCATCCCAGCGCCCGTCATCCTCTTCGCGGTATCCGAAATGGATACCCAAAAGGCTTCCATGTATAATTAACCCGCCCGCGTGCTGGATTTTGCCATCTCTTGTTAGCAATTTGCAACCTGCTATGCCAATTTCGGGATTTTTGTCGAAAGGTGCGACAAACTTTTGCAACCAACCTACCGGAAAACTCATATCAGGATTGAGAACTATATATAGCTCTCCTTCCAGATGTTCCCAGCCATAGTTAGCGCCACCACCATAGCCCAGATTTTCAGGGGCTGGAAGCCATTTCAGATTACTTTTTAGGAAGGGCTTTATCGTATTATGAGTACGCTGTTGTGCGGCTTTATCGCCATTTTCAACCACTGCCACTTGAGTTTGAGCGGGGTACGCCTCACAATTCTCTAGCAGCGTTTTTAGACACTCAGGCAAATCCGCTGCCGAATCATAGCTGACTATTACAATTGCTAATGTGGGAAACTCGCTCATTCTGCTCCACTTTTCATTTGCTGAAGCTCTAACAAATATTTCTCAGCGCTCTGTTTCAACTCACTATTGATAGAAGTTTGAAGAAACTCTATGAAATCGGCGCTCGCATGCTCGCGATGTCCTGCCAATTTATAAACCTCGCCTCGTTGGAACAATAGAGGTAGGTCGGGTTTTAGCTTCAAAGCTTCACTCAAGTTCTGGATAGTAAGGTCGTACTCTTGCATAGCGAGATATGCTTCAGCTTGATCTTTCAAAGCAGCCAGCAAACCTATTCGTGCCAGAAAATCTTTAGGGGAAAGCTCAAGCGCTTTGCGGAACGTAGTAAGCGCTTGATTGTACAGACGTACCGCGCTTGCCGAGTCTGGTTGTATTCCTTCTGGTGGGTTTAACAGGCTGGTTGCTTCGGATGATAGCCGCGCCCCTTCTTTTGCCAAATGCGCTGCGTATGCCAAATTATCACCGCGTGGCGCAAGCTCAGTCAGGTATTTCTGAGCAGCTTCGCGCAGATATTCTATTTTTCCATAGCGTAAATACTGAGTCAGGTCGTTGCGGGCGGAGGCAGGGTCGTCACTTTTCAGATGACTCATGGCGCGATAATAATAATCCTCTGCCAGCGTGGGATTAAGGCGGATTGCCTGAGTCAAATCTGCCACTGCTTCTTTGTAATTATGTATATAGCGCTGCTGATGACCACGTTGGCTGTAAGCATCGGCTAAAGCCTTTCGCGCTACTTGCAAGGGTTCTTTCTCTTCGGTAGCGATTTCCAGTGTCTTTTTGAATATTGCCAAAGCTTCCCCGCAGTGTAGGATTGCCTGTTGCGGTGTAAGCGAAACCGTCGCTTCGTCTAATAGACGATACCCTTCGTTTAGCAATTTATCGAATTCAGAGACATTTTTTCCCAATTATGCTACCCTCGCGCTTGTTTTGGCGCATTCCAAGTTTAGCTTATTCGTTAGCGCGTTGCAATCGGCTGAAATAAATTTTTTGTCCAGATATTTCCACAAACTGTGGAAAAATATTTTCATTTGCTGGGATTGTGTTATAATTTAGCCCAAATATATCTTCTAAAATACCGTAATACTCTGAAAACTAGGTCGAAAAGGAGCAAACCAAGTATGAAGGTTAGTTGCCTGCAAGAACAACTCAGCAAGGGCTTGTCGGTAGTCGGGCGTGCCGTTTCCACCAAGACTACATTACCGGTTTTAAATCATATTCTGATTGCTACCGAAACTACCGATGATGGCGGGCGGTTAAAGTTGGCTGCGACTAATCTTGAAATCAGTATAACCTACTGGGTGTCGGCGCGTGTGGATGAACCGGGCGAAATCACTATACCGGCGCGCCTTCTTTCTGATTTTGTTTCCAGCCTCGGCAATGAACAAGTACATATGAGCCTTGATGAACAAACCCTTTCGCTCAATGTACGTAGCGCTCGTTATGAAGCCAATATAAAGGGTATTCCCGCCGAAGATTTCCCAACCCTACCAAATGTAACCAATCCCGGCAATAGCGCCGAAATCGCTTCTAATGTTTTCCGGGAGGCTGTGAGTCAGGTGGCTTTTGCTGCCAGCACCGATGAAACTCGCCCGGTATTGACCGGACTTTATGCCAGTTTTAACGGTGATAAAGTCACTATGGCGGCAGCGGATAGTTTCAGACTTGCGGTTAAAGAAGCTTCTTTGCTATCTTCGGTAAGCAATAATTTCAGTATAATTCTGCCTGCTCGCGCTATGTTAGAGCTTTCCCGTATTGTTAGTGACGATGATTCGCCGATCGAAATCAGCGTTACTGCCAATAGGAGTCAGGCTTTGTTCAAAGCGCAAGGGATTGATTTTACCAGCAGCTTGATTGAAGGGAGTTTCCCCAATTTCCAGCATATCATCCCCAAACGGTTTGATACCCGCACCTTGATTAGTACCGCCGATTTGCTCAAAGCCGTTAAGGTATCCAGCTTGTTTGCGCGGGATAGCGGCGGCAATATAATTCGGATGGCGGTTACTCCGGGCGAGGATATAACTCCCGGTAGCGTTATGCTGACGGCTAATGCGGCTGAAGTGGGCGATAACCGCAACGAGCTTGAAGCGACGGTAGAGGGACAGCCCGCCCAGATCGCTTTTAACGCCAAATATTTAACCGATGTTCTAGGAGCGATAAACACCGCGCAGGTTGCCATCGAACTCCAATCTCCTAGTAATCCGGGCGTTATCAAACCGGTAGGCAAAGAGGATTACACCCACGTAATTATGCCGATGCACCTCGCCAATCGCTAGAAATTTGCAGATATTTTCAAAGAAATAGAAAATGGTTAAGGGCGCTGTGATGCGCCCTAATTTTACGGCAACGAAAGATGAACCATACTCCAGAAAATGAAGATGCGTTATCGCGGCGGGTCGCTGAGCTAATACATCGGCTTGAATATCACAATTACCGTTACTACATACTAGATGACCCAATTATTAGCGATGTCGAATATGACGCTTTATATCGCGAACTAAAGCAAATAGAGGAATCTCACCCCGAACTGATTTCAGATGATTCGCCTACTCGCCGGGTGGGCGTTTCTACCGCTCAGACCGATTTTGCTAAAGTGCGCCACCCTTACCCCATGTTGAGCTTGAGTAATGTGTTTAGCATGGAAGATTTGGTGCGTTGGGATACTGCCGCTCGCAAATTCTTTCCCGGCAAGGTTGACTTTGAATATGTAGTAGAACCTAAAATTGACGGACTTTCGGTTGCGCTTACCTATGAGGATGGCGTGTTGGTGCGTGGCGCAACGCGGGGTGATGGCACTATTGGCGAAGATATTACACTGAATATCAAGACCATTAAGAGCGTGCCGCTCAAGTTGCGTCAATTAGAGGGTAAGCCTGTTCCCCGCCGCATTGAAGTTAGGGGCGAGGTTTATCTGGCTATAAAAGATTTTGAAACACTGAATCGTGAATTGGCAGAAAAGGGGGAGAAGCTTTTTGCCAACCCTCGCAACAGCGCTGCCGGTTCTTTACGCCAAAAAGACCCTGCCATTTCAGCTTCGCGACCGCTTAGTATCTTTCTATATAACCTCGGTTATATAGAAGATGGCTTGGAAATTCAAACCCAGACTCAAGCGCTCGAATATTTTCGGGAACTTGGCTTTCGCACCGCCAAAGATATTAAGCTATGCCGAACTCTTGAAGAAGTGGAAAACTGCGTCAGAGATTGGCTGGCACGCCGCGACTCGCTCGATTTTGAGATTGACGGCGCAGTGATTAAGCTTAACGATTTCAAGACTCAGGAATTGTTGGGCTATGTAGGGCGCGACCCGCGTTGGGCTACCGCTTATAAATTTCCGGCGCGAGAAGCTACTACCGTTTTGAAAGCTATTACCATATCGGTACGGCGCACGGGTAGTATCACCCCAAAAGCAGTACTTGAGCCGGTGCAAATCGGCGGTACTACTGTACAAAACGCTACCCTCTTTAATGAGGATGAGATTCGCCGCTTGCATTTGAAAATCGGCGATACGGTATTGGTTAAGCGCGCCGGAGATGTGATTCCCAACATTGTGAAGGTTCTCGATGAGCGGCGCACAGGCAATGAAACCGACTTCGAGATGCCCAAAAATTGCCCCAGTTGTGGCTTCCCAACCCGCCGTGACCCTGAATACGCGGTTTTATATTGTACCAACAACTCGTTTGATTGCCCTGACCGCATCCGTGACTGGATTAATCATTTTACCCAGACGATGGGTATGGAAGGGTTGGGCGTAAAAATAACCAACCGTTTCTATGATGAAGGCTTTATCCGCGACTTTGCCGATATTTACAGCCTTAAAAAAGAACAGTTGACCTCCCTTGAGCGTTTTGGCGAAAGACTTGCCGATAAGTTGTTGGCACAAATTGAGGAAAGCAAACAACGCCCGCTCTCGCAACTGCTGGCAGCTTTGGGAATTGAGGGTATCGGGCAGAAAGCGGCTGAAATGCTGGCACAGCACTTTAAGAGCCTTGCGCGTCTAAGGGCTGCTACCATAGATGAAATTGCCGAGATAAAAGGGATGGGTAAGGTTGCGGCACAGAGTATCGTTGATTTTTTTGCCAATGCTCGCAACGTTGCGTTGGTGGATAAATTGCTAGCTTTCGGGGTGCGTACTAGCGACCCGGAAGATAGCGATGAGAAAAGCAGCAAACCCTTTTCCGGTATGACCTTTGTTTTGACCGGAAAATTGCTAAACTATACTCGGCAATCGGCTGAGGAGTTGCTCAAGCGCAAAGGCGCTACCGTGGGCAGTTCGGTCAGCAAAAATACAACCTATGTGGTTGCGGGTGAGGATTCTGGAAGTAAACTCGCAAAAGCTCAGGCGCTCGGAATCAAAATTCTATCTGAGCAAGAATTTGAAAAATTGGTCAAGGATTAGGCAGTAGTAGGAAAGCGAATTTGGAGAAGCTTTGCAGTTAATTGTTTTGATTATTTGAATTCAGCTTATTCTGAACATTGTATTATATCTTGGAGAAAAAATGGCATATAGCGAACCTATAAAATCTGATAGCCCTGTGGTAAAGGTGCGGCAAATTGCCCGTCTTGCCCAATTGATTCTGGATTTACGGAATGAATACGAACAACGCTCGCGCCCCGATACTCTTCGCCAACTCAAGCAGCGCGCTGCCGAATTGAATGCGCTGGCGCAAGAACTTGAAGGCGAAACGCCCCAACCTTCCGAGAATCAGGAAAAAGGCTCAAAATAACTTTCTGCTAGCATCTTATCAATTTACCGGCTGTTTCCTCCCCGGTGTTTTCTGCTACGTTTAAACAGTTTATCCGGTATTCAAATTCTCCGATTTTTTGAAAATTGGCGTAATTCGCGTAATTTTTTTGTATAGCCTGCGTTTTATTAAGTAGAAACCTACTGATAGTGTTGGTATGAAGAGTTCGCAACAAATTAGTAAACGCAGGAGTAATCAAATGAAATCCTCAAGCTTTTTTTCTTCACATCGTCGTCTGTTTCTTTTCGGCTCAATCGCGCTGCTTGTGCTGCTGGTTGGTTCAGTGGCAATAGGTATAATGGCAAGCCCCAGAGTAGGAAATGTTTTTGATGAGGTTTCGAGCGGAATTGGCTATGCGCCGCAACCCACCGCTGCTGCCGCCGGTTCTGCCGCTAAAGCGCCCGCACAGGATTATGCTAGCGGCTCAACCTCTACAAGTTCTGGCAGCTATAATATAGGGACAAGCACGGACAAGATGATAATCCGCAATGCTACCTTAAATGTGACCGTAGAAAATATGGAAAAGACGCTGGCTGATATTCGGGCGCTGGTGGCGCAGCAACAAGGTACGATATTTAGTAGCAATACTACTGTCCGCAATGAACAAACATATGCCACTTTGGTGTTGCAGATTCCATCCGGCGCGTTTGATGAAACAATGACCCGCCTACGCGCTCTGGCTTATAAAGTGGATAGCGAAAATACTACCAGCCAGGATGTCACCGAAGAATATGTTGATTTGGACTCGCAAATGCGTAACCTTAAAGCAACCGAAGCTCAGTTGTTAGACTTGCTGAAAAAGGCTACTAACGTGAATGAAACGCTGACGGTTCAACGCGAATTAACCAACGTTCGCGGCGAAATCGAGCGTCGGCAAGGCAGAATGAACTATTTGCAGAAAAAGAGCGATTATTCGCTGGTAACTCTCAATATTTCGCCTAAAGGCGCACCCTCTACATTGAAAGTGGGCAATAACTGGGACTTCGGCTTAATCTTGTCGGATGCGTGGGAAGGTTCTCTGCGTGGTTTGCAGGGACTGGCAACCGTAACCGTAACCCTCGCGGTATATGGCATTTGGCTTGTGCCTTTGCTAGTACTGGGCTTCTACTTCGGCAGGAAATTCTACCGTCGCTTCCGCTCACTCGCTTCGCAGCAAACTAATTAAATCGAGTAAGGCTGGACTGAGTATAAATAAAATTCTTAGCCCAGCCTTAATCTTTTACTAATAAAGCTATTTATCCACAATTGACTCTCGTTTTCCACAAAATATCCCCATTTATCCACATTATGGAAAGCAGATTGCGGCTTAGGCTTAAAGCTGTTAAAATTAACCTACTTTAATAGGATAATTTAATTTATAAAGAAGCTTCAGGTTTTGAAGAGCAAAATTATCGCAATTGCGAATCAGAAAGGTGGTGTGGGTAAAACCACTACCGCCGTAAGTCTTAGTGCGGGTTTGGCTGCCGAAGGCTACCGTATATTGCTGGTAGATAGTGACCCACAGGGGAATGCTACCGGTAGTCTTGGTATTAACAAGCGCGAGTTGGAAGTATCGCTTTACGAGGTGCTGGTGGGCGAAAGTACCGCTACTCAAGCAATACTGGCTTCTGGTAGGGAAAGGCTGGAACTGTTACCCGCTTCGGTAGAATTGGCGGGCGCAGAGGTAGAGCTTACCAGTTTGACCGATGATGAGCGTGCCTTTCGTTTGAAAATGGCGTTGGAGCCTGTACGTTCTCGCTTTGACTATATCCTGATCGATTGCCCGCCTTCGCTAGGTCAAATAACTGTGAATGCGCTGACTGCTGCTGATGGTGTAATCATTCCGATCCAGTGCGAATATCTGGCGTTGGAAGGCTTGACACAGCTAAAGAATACAATTGATCTGGTAACAGCCGCGCTCAACCCTCGGCTGACCATTTTTGGCATCATTATGACGATGTATGATGGGCGTACCAACCTAGCGTTGCAAGTGGTTGAAGAAGTCAAAAAGTATTTTCCGGAGCAAATATTCAATACGGTTGTACCACGTAGTGTGCGCTTGAGTGAAGCTCCCAGTTTCGGGCAGTCTATTTTCGAATATGACCCGAATAGTCGAGGGGCACAGGCGTACAAAATTCTGACACGCGAGATGGTAGCACGCATTAAGTAGAGGGGCAAGAGATGGCTAAGGCAAGAGGCGGTCTGGGTCGCGGTCTGAATGCACTGATACCGGGGGCAATTCCTGCTCGTGAGGTGGAAGAAACAAAACCATCCCTCGACGATGAAAACGAGGAGTCCCTTAGTGCTGCTCCGATTTCTGACACTCCACCTGAAACTGCCTTGAGCAAATTGTCGGAAGTTCGCAAAATCGGTCTATTAACTGTACCGATTACTAGTATTGCGCCTAACCCATACCAGCCCCGTAAAAAAATTGATCCGGATGTGTTGGAAGAACTGGCAAATTCAATTCGGGTTCATGGTTTGGTGCAACCTCCGGTGGTAAGTTATAACCCCGATTACGACCCAAACAATCATGGGGAAGAGCCTGCAACAGTTGCTGACGGGGTTAAGAAAGAATATCGCGCCCGTTACCTGTTGATTGCCGGAGAGCGTCGCTGGCAGGCTGCAAAACTGATTGGGCTTACCACTATTCCGGTTGTAGTCAAAGAAACAACCCCGTTACAGATGCTGGAACTGGCAATAGTTGAGAATATCCAGCGTGCCGACTTGAACCCACTTGAAGAGGCATACGCCTACCGCCAACTAGTAGATGAATTTCGTCTCACTCAAGAACAGGTGTCGGAGAAAGTTGGTAAAAGTCGCACGGCTGTTACCAATTCGCTACGCTTGCTAGATTTGCCTAAAGAGATTCTTGATGCATTGAGTGATAATCTGTTCACCGAAGGTCATGCCCGTGCCTTGCTAATGGCAAAAGATAATCGCGACAGGTTGCGCTTAATGAACCTGATTATCGAGAAAGCTATGAGCGTGCGCCAAACCGAGGAAACAGCTCGTCGGATGAATACAGCCCACGCTGCCCGTGCCTATAACGATGAGGCTGAGCCTGAAATGCGCCAGAAACAACGCATTTCCGAGCTTGAAACCAGTTCTCTTGAGCAAAAATTCCGAGATGCGCTTAGCATGCAGGTCGAATTAACCCGCAGCAAGCGAGGGGGTAAATTGGTGGTTCAATTCTATAGTGAAGAAGAACTTGAATGGCTTTACCGGCGTATAACCGGTGAAGATTTTGGCATATAATCGATGTCACAAACTATCTTAACTGCGTCTCCTGATTTTATCAGTACTGCCCTTGAAGAACTGTGTGAAGCCGATCCTGCCCTTACAGTTGAAAAGCTACTTGGCGACGGTGTTTCACTGGTATCCGGTCCTATGGACTTTGAAACCCTCTCTACGCGCTTGCAAAAGCTTGAGCCGGTATTCTTAAGACATATCTGCCCTGTTTGGCTGATTCATAAAATGCGCGAGCGGGAAGAATTAGCTGCCCTTACCCAAGTTTTGGTAGAGTTGCCCGCTACCGCCCGTTTACTATCTCAGGGAGTTTCCTTTTCGGTACAGGCGCGCTTTTTAGGCGAAGACCCGCAGCATGTTTTAACCGCTTACGCCATTAAAGAGGACATATCCCAAAGCATAATAACCAAATTTGGAGCGGTTGAGAATATCAAAACGCCCGACGTAGTGGTTTCGGTGGCGGTTTACGAAGCTACTGCTTATGTTGGGATTTCAAAGGTAAGCCAGAACTTGAGCGATTGGGCAGGTGGGATGCGCCGTTTCGCCCGTGAGTCGCAACAAATCAGCCGCGCCGAGTTTAAATTGCTGGAAGCTATGGATATTTTCGGGCTAAAACTGCCGGAGTCGGGTAGTGCGCTTGACCTTGGAGCTGCGCCGGGTGGTTGGACGCGCCTTTTGCTCAAAAACGGGTTACAGGTAGTAGCGGTTGACCCGGCAGAATTAGACCCACGTCTGAACTCCTATACAAACCTACGCCATTTTCGAGGGCATGCTGCCGATTACCTGCGTTTGGCGCAAAAGCAGCGACGACGCTTTGACATAATTTTAAGCGATATGCGCGTAGATGCGCGCGTTACTGCCGAGCTTATGGGGCAATTTGCCAACCTATTACCGCCTAGAGGTCATGGACTGGCAACTCTCAAACTGCCTTTCGCTTCGCCCGAACTTGACCCGGTATTGCACATGCGCCAATCGCTAACCCTGTTGCGCCAAAGTTTCCGCCTCGTCCAAGCAAAGCATCTGTTCCACAATCGACAGGAAGTCACCGTTTTTCTGGAGAAATAAAAAATCGCCACTTCTGGCGAATCGCTGCTTGTATGCGCTGATTTAGCACAGGCACGCCCGATTCTATCGGACGTACCTGCGCTCATTACAACTTTGTGGAAAAGTTGCGTTTTACTCCATGATCCATTTATCGGTGTCGCGCTCGTAGCTTACCAATTCTTCGGGTTTGAAGAAAAGATTGATTTCTATCGCAGCGTTCTCCGGGGAGTCAGAACCATGTACTAGGTTGCGCCCAATTTCTACTGCCAAATCACCACGAATTGTACCTAGAGGGGCAGATACCGGGTTGGTGGAACCCATAGTGTTGCGGACGACTTCAATCGCTTTTTTGCCTTCGAGGACTGCTACCACTACCGGGCTGCTGGTAATGTATTTTACCAACCCCTCGAAGAAGGGCTTACCCTGATGGATTCCGTAGTGTTTATTGGCAAGTTCAGTTGAAATGTGCATCAACTTCATACCGACAAATTTTAAGCCGCGTTGCTCGAAGCGTTTGATAATTTCACCGGTCAAGCCGCGCTGTACACCATCAGGTTTAACAATAATCAGGGTTCGTTCGAGGCTCACTTGTTTAATTCTCCTTATATTGCAAAACTCAAGCCATAAAACAGCCCAAAAGCGGAACTTGGCTCCGCGTTTGGGCTACTTCAACTATTTTACAAAAGCTATATAAGGATAATACTTTTTTGGCAAAAGGGCAAACACGCTATTCCTGAAAATCGTCTCGCGCTCTGCGTGCGGCTTTTGCCATCGCCAGTCGCACTTCGCCTACATTGTAGGGGGGTTGGCAAATGACGACCAATACCAAATCTCCTGCTTCGCGCATTTGCAATGAGCCTTCTGCCGCGCCTACGATTGCATCATTTAGCTTGCCAATACCCAGCCTTTCAGTGGTACGTGCTACTGTATCGAAGGTGCTGGCTGCCATCGCACCTAAAATTTCAGCGTCTTCTTCTTCTATCATGAGGCTCTGAACTACCAAACCATCTTTTCCAACAAGGAGACCGCCAATAACTCCGTCAAGTTTAACCAATTCCTCAAAATACTTAGCCATTGCCTCTCCTTACCGCCGCGTTTCTCGGCGACAGCATTTTATGTAAGTGTTGCCGACGTAAGCTTTATTTTTTTGGACCTATAGCTTTGCTATATTCGCTCAGTGCCCAGTGATAATGTCCTTGCTTCATATATGCATCACCTAGAACACGATGGTAACGTGGCAATTCAGTGGATTGGGACGACATTTCTTGCAACTTAGCCACTATATTGTCGAGGGCGCTTTTATCTGCCAGCTTTATTGAAGTAGCGTAATATTCGAGAGCTTGTTTGTACTCTTTTTGCTGCATATAAGCGATACCAAGCTCAAAATTGGCAGAAAAATCACGCGGGTTGTTCTGTAGACGCTTCAGGTAATCTGATAAATCTGCTACGGGTGCCGGTTCTGCGGCAATTAATTCAGTTTCCTTCACCTGTAGCGTTTCAGGCTCAACCGGAGTAGCAGCCTCTTGCGTTTCCTGTATTTCTACAGGTATAGGCTGAGTTTCTGCCAGTGTTGCTGGCTCATGCAATGGCTTGTATTCTTCAACCGCCGCATGCTCTGTTTCTGGAAGATGCGGTAAGGCTTCTGCATAAGATTCTTCCACTGGCGACTCACTATGCTCAGGTGTGAAGTCAGTTAGAATGTTCTCAGCCTCGGGTTGCCTCGCCAATCCGAAATCGAAGTCAGGCAGTTCTTCCTCAAGATTTGCGGTAGGTACTTGCTCTGGTATTGTGATACCAAAGACTTTAGAAGCTTCATCAAACGACATTAAATTACCGGCAGTTTGTGGCTTTTCCGGTTCAGGATGGAACATCGCCAACCCCTCATCGGTATGTTGTTGCAAAAACTCCGGTTCATTGAAAAAGTCACCCAATAAGTCTAACTCGGCGGGCTTCTGTTCCTGCGCTTTTACTTCAGGTTCAGCAAACAGATTATCAAAGCTAAACTGCTCGGTTGGCTCTGGTTCACTATAGGAAGCGGGAATTTCTTCAGCCTTTGGTTCTTGTGCTTTTAC
This window contains:
- the ligA gene encoding NAD-dependent DNA ligase LigA, which codes for MNHTPENEDALSRRVAELIHRLEYHNYRYYILDDPIISDVEYDALYRELKQIEESHPELISDDSPTRRVGVSTAQTDFAKVRHPYPMLSLSNVFSMEDLVRWDTAARKFFPGKVDFEYVVEPKIDGLSVALTYEDGVLVRGATRGDGTIGEDITLNIKTIKSVPLKLRQLEGKPVPRRIEVRGEVYLAIKDFETLNRELAEKGEKLFANPRNSAAGSLRQKDPAISASRPLSIFLYNLGYIEDGLEIQTQTQALEYFRELGFRTAKDIKLCRTLEEVENCVRDWLARRDSLDFEIDGAVIKLNDFKTQELLGYVGRDPRWATAYKFPAREATTVLKAITISVRRTGSITPKAVLEPVQIGGTTVQNATLFNEDEIRRLHLKIGDTVLVKRAGDVIPNIVKVLDERRTGNETDFEMPKNCPSCGFPTRRDPEYAVLYCTNNSFDCPDRIRDWINHFTQTMGMEGLGVKITNRFYDEGFIRDFADIYSLKKEQLTSLERFGERLADKLLAQIEESKQRPLSQLLAALGIEGIGQKAAEMLAQHFKSLARLRAATIDEIAEIKGMGKVAAQSIVDFFANARNVALVDKLLAFGVRTSDPEDSDEKSSKPFSGMTFVLTGKLLNYTRQSAEELLKRKGATVGSSVSKNTTYVVAGEDSGSKLAKAQALGIKILSEQEFEKLVKD
- a CDS encoding ParA family protein, giving the protein MKSKIIAIANQKGGVGKTTTAVSLSAGLAAEGYRILLVDSDPQGNATGSLGINKRELEVSLYEVLVGESTATQAILASGRERLELLPASVELAGAEVELTSLTDDERAFRLKMALEPVRSRFDYILIDCPPSLGQITVNALTAADGVIIPIQCEYLALEGLTQLKNTIDLVTAALNPRLTIFGIIMTMYDGRTNLALQVVEEVKKYFPEQIFNTVVPRSVRLSEAPSFGQSIFEYDPNSRGAQAYKILTREMVARIK
- a CDS encoding esterase/lipase family protein; this translates as MNEPVVIAGGFLTEPGDYLSWIKALNKPPYSRKVYVSTVGRIRWAITRDDSFQPQILDLERVIKLALQRTGAEKVWLVGHSAGGRIARLWMGERPYGGLKCNGHRFVRGLISLGSPYTTKEPWATKSAAYANKYYPGAYYPDITYVSAIGKSVFARRNGSPAERFAYQSYKLQWPDNPNQWGDGFITVDGAYMPGAENHVLDGIYHYGLFGRIDYSHPSAAKIWAKHLEQEA
- the dnaN gene encoding DNA polymerase III subunit beta: MKVSCLQEQLSKGLSVVGRAVSTKTTLPVLNHILIATETTDDGGRLKLAATNLEISITYWVSARVDEPGEITIPARLLSDFVSSLGNEQVHMSLDEQTLSLNVRSARYEANIKGIPAEDFPTLPNVTNPGNSAEIASNVFREAVSQVAFAASTDETRPVLTGLYASFNGDKVTMAAADSFRLAVKEASLLSSVSNNFSIILPARAMLELSRIVSDDDSPIEISVTANRSQALFKAQGIDFTSSLIEGSFPNFQHIIPKRFDTRTLISTADLLKAVKVSSLFARDSGGNIIRMAVTPGEDITPGSVMLTANAAEVGDNRNELEATVEGQPAQIAFNAKYLTDVLGAINTAQVAIELQSPSNPGVIKPVGKEDYTHVIMPMHLANR
- a CDS encoding glycosyltransferase family 2 protein; its protein translation is MSEFPTLAIVIVSYDSAADLPECLKTLLENCEAYPAQTQVAVVENGDKAAQQRTHNTIKPFLKSNLKWLPAPENLGYGGGANYGWEHLEGELYIVLNPDMSFPVGWLQKFVAPFDKNPEIGIAGCKLLTRDGKIQHAGGLIIHGSLLGIHFGYREEDDGRWDESVAVDFVTGAALAVRREIVQALGGFDPAFHPGYFEDVDLCLRARKLGWKIWYEASAVAWHYEGTSFGRKSSYYELLHRNRLHLARKHLDTHQFFTEFIASESKRIAITPPSLDLSASIKIYQALAHSWQVKDNKDEIIVDDQNPVLERLPSRLSDVKKGWLVEEKSFSSRLPFVAKFRERFNNISTRWYVKPILQQQVDYNATVARAIEDLGQVVLAHETTQNIALAAIAERFTGVEERLNRIEEMLAKLVNEKKS
- a CDS encoding DUF4349 domain-containing protein — protein: MKSSSFFSSHRRLFLFGSIALLVLLVGSVAIGIMASPRVGNVFDEVSSGIGYAPQPTAAAAGSAAKAPAQDYASGSTSTSSGSYNIGTSTDKMIIRNATLNVTVENMEKTLADIRALVAQQQGTIFSSNTTVRNEQTYATLVLQIPSGAFDETMTRLRALAYKVDSENTTSQDVTEEYVDLDSQMRNLKATEAQLLDLLKKATNVNETLTVQRELTNVRGEIERRQGRMNYLQKKSDYSLVTLNISPKGAPSTLKVGNNWDFGLILSDAWEGSLRGLQGLATVTVTLAVYGIWLVPLLVLGFYFGRKFYRRFRSLASQQTN